The following coding sequences lie in one Periophthalmus magnuspinnatus isolate fPerMag1 chromosome 24, fPerMag1.2.pri, whole genome shotgun sequence genomic window:
- the LOC117392394 gene encoding dystrobrevin beta-like isoform X1, whose translation MVRMEEGGLRDRGRGPGVESRQILVELGEQNFDAIVLSTYRTACKLRFLQKRCNLHLIDIYHVIEAVRDAGLNTVELHAGISVTRLENLVSSLFNQLSKRLPTTHTINPRESTVLLVQLILATVDSDPEGRLTVLSVKALLAVLCGGKLVDKLRYVFSQVSDSHGVLVLPKFDIFLREVLKLPTAIHEGPSFGYNHSSARSCFPQQKRVMLNMFLDIVSEPPQCLVWLPLMHRMANVEHVYHPVSCSYCRSNGMTGFRYCCLRCRGYQLCQNCFWRGNTSGSHNRQHQMKEHSSWKSSASKFGRAIGKTLGCVSSREPPHPVYPEEPERTLNLSNIVPTRPVGNDGEDMMLSPVLPESSKSLSAAQRMNEEHALIAAYVNRLQGSPSMDSPSRQDEEHKLIARYTSRLAETEGAGMIPNRSINFDANKQKRELIAQLENKNREILAEIKRLRVEHDAACHPSPDKGTTNPTLLAELRQLRQRKDELEQRMSTLQESRRELMVQLEGLMKLLKDEEQRQAAQAAGSSHASPARPSPAAAARSVRSASPHTHMQHHHDSLAGVGGDVQEAFAQGPRRNLRNDLLVAADSITNTVSSLVKELHSDEGREEEERLINGKDRAG comes from the exons ATGGTGAGGATGGAGGAGGGGGGACTGAGAGACCGGGGGCGAGGTCCTGGAGTCGAGAGCCGGCAGATCCTGGTGGAGCTCG GAGAGCAGAACTTTGATGCCATTGTACTGTCTACATATCGAACAGCATGCAAGCTGAGGTTTCTGCAGAAGAGATGCAACT TGCATCTGATCGACATATACCATGTGATTGAGGCTGTGCGAGACGCTGGCCTGAATACTGTGGAGCTACATGCTGGTATCTCAGTCACCCGTCTGGAGAACCTGGTCTCTTCTCTATTTAACCAGCTCAGTAAAAGACTGCCCACCACTCACACCATCAACCCCAGAGAGAGCACTGTGCTGCTGGTCCAGCTCATATTGGCCACTGTTGATAG TGATCCTGAAGGTCGTCTCACTGTGCTCTCGGTGAAGGCTCTCCTGGCTGTGCTTTGTGGAGGGAAACTGGTCGATAAACTCCGCT atGTGTTTTCTCAGGTCTCTGACTCCCATGGAGTCCTGGTGCTACCAaagtttgatatttttctgAGGGAGGTTCTGAAGCTGCCCACTGCTATCCACGAAGGGCCGTCCTTTGGATACAACCACAGTTCAGCACGCTCATGTTTCCCACAACAG AAGAGGGTTATGCTGAACATGTTCCTGGACATTGTCTCGGAGCCTCCCCAGTGCCTGGTGTGGCTCCCACTGATGCACCGTATGGCCAATGTGGAGCATG tgTACCACCCGGTGTCATGCTCCTATTGTCGAAGTAACGGGATGACAGGGTTTCGATACTGCTGCCTCCGTTGTCGCGGTTACCAATTGTGTCAGAACTGTTTCTGGAGAGGCAACACCAGCGGCTCTCACAACAGACAGCACCAGATGAAGGAGCACTCGTCTTGG AAATCTTCAGCCTCGAAGTTTGGCCGAGCGATTGGCAAGACTCTGGGCTGTGTGTCATCACGAGAGCCTCCTCACCCCGTGTACCCCGAAGAACCAGAGAGAACCCTTAACCTCTCTAATATTGT ACCTACACGACCAGTTGGAAATGACGGTGAAGACATGATGCTGTCCCCTGTGCTGCCAGAATCATCAAAAAG TTTGTCAGCTGCTCAGAGAATGAATGAGGAGCATGCCCTTATCGCAGCTTATGTGAACCGGCTCCAGGGCAGCCCAAG tatGGACAGTCCAAGCCGACAAGATGAGGAGCACAAGCTGATTGCCCGCTACACATCTCGTCTGGCAGAAACTGAAGGAGCAGGT ATGATACCAAATAGAAGCATTAACTTTGATGCCAACAAGCAGAAGAGGGAGCTGATTGCCCAGTTGGAAAACAAGAACAG GGAGATTTTGGCTGAGATCAAGCGTCTCCGTGTCGAGCATGACGCAGCGTGCCATCCCAGTCCTGATAAGGGCACCACTAACCCCACTCTACTGGCAGAACTGCGCCAACTCAG acaGAGGAAGGATGagctggagcagaggatgtCAACACTGCAGGAAAGCCGCAGGGAGCTCATGGTGCAGCTCGAGGGACTAATGAAACTGCTCAAG GATGAGGAACAGCGGCAAGCA GCTCAGGCGGCTGGCTCGTCCCATGCCTCCCCAGCGCGCCCCAGCCCAGCAGCTGCAGCGCGCTCCGTACGATCAGCCTCTCCTCACACCCACATGCAGCACCACCACGACTCTCTGGCCGGGGTCGGGGGAGATGTTCAAGAGGCTTTTGCCCAGG GCCCGAGAAGGAACTTGAGGAATGACCTTTTAGTAGCAGCTGACTCCATCACCAACACTGTGTCGTCTCTGGTCAAAGAGCTGCACTCCG ATGAAGgtagggaggaagaggagagactcaTTAATGGAAAGGACAGAG CAGGTTAA
- the LOC117392394 gene encoding dystrobrevin beta-like isoform X2, producing the protein MVRMEEGGLRDRGRGPGVESRQILVELGEQNFDAIVLSTYRTACKLRFLQKRCNLHLIDIYHVIEAVRDAGLNTVELHAGISVTRLENLVSSLFNQLSKRLPTTHTINPRESTVLLVQLILATVDSDPEGRLTVLSVKALLAVLCGGKLVDKLRYVFSQVSDSHGVLVLPKFDIFLREVLKLPTAIHEGPSFGYNHSSARSCFPQQKRVMLNMFLDIVSEPPQCLVWLPLMHRMANVEHVYHPVSCSYCRSNGMTGFRYCCLRCRGYQLCQNCFWRGNTSGSHNRQHQMKEHSSWKSSASKFGRAIGKTLGCVSSREPPHPVYPEEPERTLNLSNIVPTRPVGNDGEDMMLSPVLPESSKSLSAAQRMNEEHALIAAYVNRLQGSPSMDSPSRQDEEHKLIARYTSRLAETEGAGMIPNRSINFDANKQKRELIAQLENKNREILAEIKRLRVEHDAACHPSPDKGTTNPTLLAELRQLRQRKDELEQRMSTLQESRRELMVQLEGLMKLLKAQAAGSSHASPARPSPAAAARSVRSASPHTHMQHHHDSLAGVGGDVQEAFAQGPRRNLRNDLLVAADSITNTVSSLVKELHSDEGREEEERLINGKDRAG; encoded by the exons ATGGTGAGGATGGAGGAGGGGGGACTGAGAGACCGGGGGCGAGGTCCTGGAGTCGAGAGCCGGCAGATCCTGGTGGAGCTCG GAGAGCAGAACTTTGATGCCATTGTACTGTCTACATATCGAACAGCATGCAAGCTGAGGTTTCTGCAGAAGAGATGCAACT TGCATCTGATCGACATATACCATGTGATTGAGGCTGTGCGAGACGCTGGCCTGAATACTGTGGAGCTACATGCTGGTATCTCAGTCACCCGTCTGGAGAACCTGGTCTCTTCTCTATTTAACCAGCTCAGTAAAAGACTGCCCACCACTCACACCATCAACCCCAGAGAGAGCACTGTGCTGCTGGTCCAGCTCATATTGGCCACTGTTGATAG TGATCCTGAAGGTCGTCTCACTGTGCTCTCGGTGAAGGCTCTCCTGGCTGTGCTTTGTGGAGGGAAACTGGTCGATAAACTCCGCT atGTGTTTTCTCAGGTCTCTGACTCCCATGGAGTCCTGGTGCTACCAaagtttgatatttttctgAGGGAGGTTCTGAAGCTGCCCACTGCTATCCACGAAGGGCCGTCCTTTGGATACAACCACAGTTCAGCACGCTCATGTTTCCCACAACAG AAGAGGGTTATGCTGAACATGTTCCTGGACATTGTCTCGGAGCCTCCCCAGTGCCTGGTGTGGCTCCCACTGATGCACCGTATGGCCAATGTGGAGCATG tgTACCACCCGGTGTCATGCTCCTATTGTCGAAGTAACGGGATGACAGGGTTTCGATACTGCTGCCTCCGTTGTCGCGGTTACCAATTGTGTCAGAACTGTTTCTGGAGAGGCAACACCAGCGGCTCTCACAACAGACAGCACCAGATGAAGGAGCACTCGTCTTGG AAATCTTCAGCCTCGAAGTTTGGCCGAGCGATTGGCAAGACTCTGGGCTGTGTGTCATCACGAGAGCCTCCTCACCCCGTGTACCCCGAAGAACCAGAGAGAACCCTTAACCTCTCTAATATTGT ACCTACACGACCAGTTGGAAATGACGGTGAAGACATGATGCTGTCCCCTGTGCTGCCAGAATCATCAAAAAG TTTGTCAGCTGCTCAGAGAATGAATGAGGAGCATGCCCTTATCGCAGCTTATGTGAACCGGCTCCAGGGCAGCCCAAG tatGGACAGTCCAAGCCGACAAGATGAGGAGCACAAGCTGATTGCCCGCTACACATCTCGTCTGGCAGAAACTGAAGGAGCAGGT ATGATACCAAATAGAAGCATTAACTTTGATGCCAACAAGCAGAAGAGGGAGCTGATTGCCCAGTTGGAAAACAAGAACAG GGAGATTTTGGCTGAGATCAAGCGTCTCCGTGTCGAGCATGACGCAGCGTGCCATCCCAGTCCTGATAAGGGCACCACTAACCCCACTCTACTGGCAGAACTGCGCCAACTCAG acaGAGGAAGGATGagctggagcagaggatgtCAACACTGCAGGAAAGCCGCAGGGAGCTCATGGTGCAGCTCGAGGGACTAATGAAACTGCTCAAG GCTCAGGCGGCTGGCTCGTCCCATGCCTCCCCAGCGCGCCCCAGCCCAGCAGCTGCAGCGCGCTCCGTACGATCAGCCTCTCCTCACACCCACATGCAGCACCACCACGACTCTCTGGCCGGGGTCGGGGGAGATGTTCAAGAGGCTTTTGCCCAGG GCCCGAGAAGGAACTTGAGGAATGACCTTTTAGTAGCAGCTGACTCCATCACCAACACTGTGTCGTCTCTGGTCAAAGAGCTGCACTCCG ATGAAGgtagggaggaagaggagagactcaTTAATGGAAAGGACAGAG CAGGTTAA
- the LOC117393036 gene encoding toll-like receptor 5, which produces MEFNMTMKMKRLSLQIVLICIVLQLQSCSSCIITGPAAYCAFQNLRSVPALPPHITHLFLEMNQIHEITATSLSHLPMLQQLDLGYQRVPLTIRNNAFSKQTNLTRLVLGFNRNLQLEPNAFVGLSNLKFLYLYHCNLNETILNSSILEPLASLETLDLFGNNIKRLQPAMHFTNMTGLKDLNLKLNSLDQICEADVVGFKGKNFRHVNLNHVKLGAMSSEAFNWEKCGNPFKNMSFEFIDFSSNSLNLSSLKRFFKAIQGTKITQLNLAGHYGKGFSFNNLPDPDNTTFEGLRESHLQHLKISRNKIFALKHGVFTHFKDVQVIDISQNSVNRIDISAFDGLQTNLQTLNLSHNLLGEIYSYTFAPLTNLRVLDLSHNHIGVLGYNSFNGLTNLQALLLTGNAITNLGLPASLPKLQILKLDDNKLKSVYNIAHFASSATKYLDVSNNRLTNLGDVYMFLSKFKNLQYLIFNYNPVETCRVDSRITTSQLKTLYLDHISLQSVWSKGKCLDLFDHLGQLQFLSFTYNGIRTLPLSIFKGLKSIQQIDLSSNALTHIQDNVFPPNLQKLNLANNFIAEPQPQIFNSLQCVDLRMNRFHCGPGLKDFVTWIQETNVTLKGPIDQLTCEFPSSLHGVSLVNAYGAKVGTQ; this is translated from the exons ATGGAATTCAACATGACAATGAAGATGAAGAGACTGTCCCTTCAAATTGTCCTGATCTGCATTGTCCTCCAG CTTCAAAGTTGCTCCTCATGCATCATCACTGGCCCTGCGGCTTACTGTGCCTTTCAAAACCTCCGCTCGGTCCCTGCCCTCCCTCCTCACATTACACACTTGTTTCTGGAGATGAACCAAATCCACGAAATCACAGCCACTTCTTTGTCCCACCTCCCCATGCTACAGCAACTGGACTTAGGATATCAACGTGTTCCACTCACAATCCGCAACAACGCATTCAGCAAACAGACAAACCTGACCAGACTTGTGCTTGGATTTAATAGGAATCTGCAGTTAGAGCCGAATGCGTTTGTGGGACTATCCAACTtaaaatttttatatttataccaCTGCAATTTGAATGAAACTATACTCAACAGCAGCATTTTGGAACCACTCGCATCTCTGGAGACTCTTGACCTATTTGGAAACAACATTAAGAGACTACAACCTGCAATGCATTTTACTAACATGACTGGTTTGAAAGATTTAAATCTTAAATTGAATTCCCttgatcagatttgtgaagcAGATGTTGTTGGATTTAAGGGCAAAAACTTCAGGCATGTGAATCTGAACCATGTGAAGCTTGGGGCAATGTCAAGTGAAGCTTTTAACTGGGAAAAATGTGGaaacccatttaaaaatatgtcatttGAGTTCATTGACTTTTCAAGCAACAGTTTGAATTTGTCCAGTTTAAAGAGGTTTTTCAAAGCAATACAAGGGACAAAAATCACCCAGCTTAATCTTGCTGGACATTATGGTAAAGGGTTTTCATTCAACAATTTACCAGATCCAGACAACACAACATTTGAAGGCCTAAGGGAAAGTCACCTGCAACATTTGAAAATATCTAGAAATAAGATTTTTGCATTAAAACATGGCGTCTTTACCCATTTCAAAGACGTCCAAGTCATTGATATATCACAAAATAGTGTAAACCGGATTGATATAAGTGCATTTGATGGtcttcagacaaatttacagaCCTTAAACTTGTCACACAATCTCCTTGGTGAGATCTACTCTTATACTTTTGCTCCTTTGACCAATTTGCGAGTGCTAGACTTGTCCCACAACCACATTGGGGTACTTGGGTATAACTCATTCAATGGGCTTACAAATTTACAGGCACTGCTCCTAACAGGAAATGCCATTACAAATTTAGGACTCCCTGCTTCTTTACCAAAATTGCAAATACTGAAATTGGatgataataaattaaaatccgtctataatattgcacattttgcCAGCTCTGCTACCAAGTACTTAGATGTTTCAAATAACAGACTGACAAATTTGGGAGATGTGTATATGTTTTTAAGTAAATTTAAAAACCTCCAGTATCTTATCTTTAACTATAATCCAGTTGAAACGTGCAGAGTTGATTCTCGTATAACAACAAGTCAATTAAAAACGTTGTATCTTGATCACATCTCGCTACAGTCTGTTTGGTCAAAGGGAAAATGTTTGGATTTATTTGACCATCTTGGACAATTACAGTTCCTCAGCTTTACTTACAATGGGATCAGGACATTACCTTTGAGTATTTTCAAGGGCCTTAAATCCATCCAGCAAATTGACCTATCATCAAATGCCTTGACCCATATTCAAGACAATGTCTTCCCTCCAAATCTACAAAAGCTAAATCTTGCTAACAACTTCATAGCTGAGCCCCAACCCCAAATATTCAACTCACTGCAGTGTGTTGATTTGAGAATGAACCGGTTTCACTGTGgtccaggactaaaggactttGTGACCTGGATCCAAGAGACCAATGTGACTCTGAAAGGCCCCATAGACCAGTTAACATGTGAGTTCCCATCAAGTTTGCATGGTGTTTCTCTGGTAAATGCTTATGGTGCTAAGGTTGGAACACAGTGA